Proteins encoded together in one Micromonospora auratinigra window:
- the glnA gene encoding type I glutamate--ammonia ligase codes for MFANPEELLRYLKNEDVKFVDVRFCDLPGVMQHFNLPVESFDDSVFSDGLAFDGSSIRGFQSIHESDMLLLPDVATAFIDPFRTQKTLALNFFVHDPFTREAYSRDPRNVAKKAEAYLAASGIADTAYFGAEAEFYIFDSIRHETSAHQSYYYIDSIEGAWNTGRVEEGGNRGYKTAYKGGYFPVPPVDHYADLRDGMVRRLVDAGFTVERSHHEVGTAGQSEINYKFSTLLHSADQLQLFKYLIKNEAWAAGKTATFMPKPLFGDNGSGMHTHQSLWLNGEPLFYDETGYAGLSDTARWYIGGLLHHAPSLLAFTNPTVNSYRRLVPGFEAPVNLVYSQRNRSACTRIPVTGSNPKAKRVEFRVPDPSSNPYLAFSAMMMAGLDGIKNKIEPPAPIDKDLYDLPPEEWGDVKQVPGSLPAVLDALEADHDYLLDGGVFTPDLISTWIGWKRANEVDPVRLRPTPHEFAMYFDC; via the coding sequence GTGTTCGCCAATCCCGAGGAACTGCTGCGTTACCTCAAGAACGAGGACGTGAAGTTCGTCGACGTACGTTTCTGTGACCTGCCCGGCGTGATGCAGCACTTCAATCTGCCGGTCGAGTCCTTCGACGACAGCGTCTTCAGCGACGGCCTCGCCTTCGACGGCTCGTCGATCCGCGGCTTCCAGTCGATCCACGAGTCGGACATGCTCCTGCTCCCCGACGTGGCGACCGCGTTCATCGACCCGTTCCGCACGCAGAAGACCCTCGCGCTGAACTTCTTCGTCCACGACCCGTTCACCCGTGAGGCGTACTCCCGGGACCCGCGCAACGTGGCCAAGAAGGCCGAGGCCTACCTGGCCGCGAGCGGCATCGCCGACACCGCGTACTTCGGCGCCGAGGCGGAGTTCTACATCTTCGACTCGATCCGCCACGAGACCTCCGCCCACCAGTCGTACTACTACATCGACTCGATCGAGGGCGCCTGGAACACGGGCCGGGTCGAGGAGGGCGGCAACCGCGGTTACAAGACCGCGTACAAGGGCGGCTACTTCCCGGTGCCCCCGGTGGACCACTACGCCGACCTGCGCGACGGCATGGTCCGCCGCCTGGTCGACGCCGGCTTCACCGTCGAGCGCTCGCACCACGAGGTCGGCACCGCCGGGCAGTCGGAGATCAACTACAAGTTCTCCACCCTGCTGCACTCCGCCGACCAGCTCCAGCTCTTCAAGTACCTGATCAAGAACGAGGCCTGGGCCGCCGGCAAGACCGCGACCTTCATGCCGAAGCCGCTCTTCGGTGACAACGGCTCCGGCATGCACACCCACCAGAGCCTCTGGCTGAACGGTGAGCCGCTCTTCTACGACGAGACCGGCTACGCCGGCCTGTCCGACACCGCCCGCTGGTACATCGGCGGCCTGCTGCACCACGCCCCGTCGCTGCTGGCCTTCACCAACCCGACGGTCAACTCGTACCGCCGGCTGGTGCCGGGCTTCGAGGCGCCGGTCAACCTGGTCTACTCGCAGCGCAACCGCTCCGCCTGCACCCGCATCCCGGTCACCGGCAGCAACCCGAAGGCCAAGCGGGTCGAGTTCCGGGTGCCGGACCCGTCCAGCAACCCGTACCTCGCCTTCTCCGCGATGATGATGGCCGGCCTGGACGGCATCAAGAACAAGATCGAGCCGCCGGCGCCGATCGACAAGGACCTGTACGACCTCCCGCCGGAGGAGTGGGGCGACGTCAAGCAGGTGCCGGGCTCGCTGCCGGCGGTGCTCGACGCGCTCGAGGCCGACCACGACTACCTGCTCGACGGCGGGGTCTTCACCCCGGACCTGATCTCCACCTGGATCGGCTGGAAGCGGGCCAACGAGGTCGACCCGGTGCGCCTGCGCCCGACCCCGCACGAGTTCGCGATGTACTTCGACTGCTGA
- a CDS encoding dihydrofolate reductase family protein: protein MAKLIYVTNVSLDGYIEDDSGAFAWLPLDEEVFAFTTGLVRSVGTFLYGRRLYESMAVWETDPALAAQSGSMAGFADAWQAAEKVVYSTTLTEVSTAATRLERRFDPAAVRELKAAADRDLTIGGADLAAQAIRAGLVDECHLLVWPVAVGGGKPGLPTGVRTDLTLLDERRFGNGVLHLRYGVRGH, encoded by the coding sequence ATGGCGAAGCTGATCTACGTGACCAATGTGTCCCTCGACGGCTACATCGAGGACGACAGCGGGGCCTTCGCCTGGCTCCCGCTCGACGAGGAGGTGTTCGCGTTCACCACCGGCCTGGTGCGGTCCGTGGGCACCTTCCTCTACGGGCGGCGGCTGTACGAGTCGATGGCCGTCTGGGAGACCGACCCCGCGCTGGCCGCGCAGTCCGGTTCGATGGCGGGCTTCGCCGACGCCTGGCAGGCGGCGGAGAAGGTCGTCTACTCGACGACCCTGACCGAGGTGTCGACGGCCGCCACCCGCCTGGAGCGCCGGTTCGACCCCGCCGCCGTACGCGAGCTGAAGGCCGCGGCCGACCGGGACCTCACCATCGGGGGCGCCGACCTGGCGGCGCAGGCCATCCGCGCCGGCCTGGTCGACGAGTGCCACCTGCTGGTCTGGCCCGTCGCCGTCGGCGGCGGCAAGCCGGGGCTGCCCACCGGCGTACGCACCGATCTCACGCTCCTCGACGAGCGCCGGTTCGGAAACGGCGTCCTGCACCTGCGGTACGGCGTTCGCGGCCACTGA
- a CDS encoding PadR family transcriptional regulator has protein sequence MDTPTPLREPTFLILTALAGEPMHGYRIISEVAAMSGGRVSLRPGTLYGALDRLVDAGLVEVDREEVVDGRLRRHYRLTRDGDATLTAETERLRQNVAAATARLRHRVRGTGTVDGLAGGLA, from the coding sequence ATGGATACACCTACACCGCTGCGAGAACCCACCTTCCTGATCCTCACCGCGCTCGCCGGCGAGCCGATGCACGGCTACCGGATCATCTCCGAGGTGGCGGCCATGTCGGGCGGGCGCGTGTCGCTGCGCCCCGGAACCCTCTACGGCGCGCTGGACCGCCTGGTCGACGCCGGCCTGGTCGAGGTCGACCGCGAGGAGGTGGTGGACGGCCGGCTGCGCCGCCACTACCGCCTCACGCGGGACGGCGACGCGACCCTCACCGCCGAGACGGAGCGACTGCGCCAGAACGTGGCCGCGGCCACCGCCCGGCTGCGGCACCGGGTGCGCGGCACCGGAACGGTCGACGGCCTGGCCGGAGGGCTGGCATGA
- a CDS encoding SRPBCC family protein codes for MSETTATQELVVTRVFDAPRELVYRAFVDPDQLAAWFGPVGFSVPRDSVSIDARVGGHQRFTMVSDTDPEMTSPVDATFTELVENELLVGEQQVDFGAGPVVFRLRVEFHDEAGGTRLVLRQGPYGPEMQEGAREGWNSSFTKLDALLAR; via the coding sequence ATGAGCGAGACCACGGCCACCCAGGAACTCGTCGTCACCCGCGTCTTCGACGCGCCGCGCGAGCTGGTCTACCGCGCCTTCGTCGACCCCGACCAGCTCGCCGCGTGGTTCGGCCCGGTCGGCTTCTCGGTGCCCCGCGACTCGGTGAGCATCGACGCCCGGGTCGGCGGCCACCAGCGCTTCACCATGGTCAGTGACACCGACCCGGAGATGACCTCGCCGGTCGACGCCACCTTCACCGAGCTGGTGGAGAACGAGCTGCTCGTCGGCGAGCAGCAGGTCGACTTCGGGGCCGGCCCGGTCGTCTTCCGGCTCCGCGTCGAGTTCCACGACGAGGCGGGCGGCACCCGGCTGGTGCTGCGCCAGGGCCCGTACGGGCCGGAGATGCAGGAAGGCGCCCGGGAGGGCTGGAACAGCTCCTTCACCAAGCTGGACGCGCTGCTCGCCCGCTGA
- a CDS encoding ArsR/SmtB family transcription factor produces the protein MATDRLSVIFAALADPTRRAILARLAEGDATVTELAEPFEISLPAISRHLKVLEQAGLITRARSAQWRSSSLNPEPLREATAWMERYRRFWDANLDRLDAHLRRIQTERTEK, from the coding sequence GTGGCAACCGACCGACTCAGCGTGATCTTCGCGGCGCTGGCCGACCCGACCCGCCGGGCGATCCTCGCCCGACTGGCCGAGGGGGACGCCACCGTCACGGAGCTCGCCGAGCCGTTCGAGATCAGCCTCCCGGCGATCTCCCGGCACCTGAAGGTGCTGGAGCAGGCCGGCCTGATCACCCGCGCCCGCAGCGCCCAGTGGCGCTCCAGCAGCCTCAACCCCGAGCCGCTGCGCGAGGCGACCGCCTGGATGGAGCGCTACCGGCGGTTCTGGGACGCCAACCTCGACCGGCTCGACGCCCACCTCAGACGGATCCAGACCGAACGCACCGAGAAGTGA
- the mptB gene encoding polyprenol phosphomannose-dependent alpha 1,6 mannosyltransferase MptB: protein MSEPDGPVRPVAPAVARYAGLAGAVLLTVAGWLGGALPGSPPTGRLVDIWRAPAGPAVLGCWLLGTLLLVGAWWALRWGAPSTRWAYLTAGAWSLPLLLAPPMGSRDVYSYACQGWSWTHGVDPYRIGVAAAGCPWTDSVAPIWRDTPAPYGPFFVLLAGLAVLLGGGLAGTVVLLRALAVAGLLLTALCLPGLARAAGVPTRRAAWLVLATPLVGVHLVAGAHNDAVALGLVLFGLLVLVRRPGRPRALLVAGALLGLAVAVKALAVVVLPFAALAAVLGRYTWRALLRDGGVLAGGVLGTLLVVSLATGLGLGWAGGLARSGDSEQWTSAPTAVGFVVDYAARLAGRPSHAVPVVRLLALVLLVVLLVALWWWAWTALRRLNEVRQRVARLSVARPRVALVGAGLALAATVVLAPVFHPWYAIWPLALLALVTRAPARTVWFVAPAAVAALLVLPDGLNLARLTKAPGAVLMTLLVVVLPILAVRARRARRAD, encoded by the coding sequence GTGAGCGAGCCTGACGGGCCGGTCCGGCCCGTCGCCCCCGCCGTGGCCCGGTACGCCGGCCTGGCCGGGGCGGTGCTGCTGACCGTCGCCGGCTGGCTGGGTGGCGCGCTGCCCGGCTCCCCGCCGACCGGCCGGCTGGTCGACATCTGGCGCGCCCCGGCCGGGCCGGCCGTCCTCGGCTGCTGGCTGCTCGGCACGCTGCTGCTGGTCGGCGCGTGGTGGGCGCTGCGCTGGGGCGCCCCGTCGACCCGGTGGGCGTACCTGACCGCGGGCGCGTGGTCGCTGCCGCTGCTCCTCGCGCCGCCGATGGGCAGCCGGGACGTCTACTCGTACGCCTGCCAGGGCTGGTCGTGGACGCACGGTGTGGATCCGTACCGGATCGGGGTGGCCGCCGCGGGGTGCCCGTGGACCGACTCGGTGGCACCGATCTGGCGGGACACCCCGGCCCCGTACGGGCCGTTCTTCGTGTTGCTGGCCGGCCTCGCGGTGCTGCTCGGCGGTGGCCTGGCCGGCACGGTCGTGCTGCTGCGGGCGCTGGCGGTGGCCGGGCTGCTGCTGACCGCGCTCTGCCTGCCCGGCCTGGCCCGGGCGGCCGGGGTGCCGACCCGACGGGCGGCCTGGCTGGTGCTGGCCACCCCGCTGGTCGGGGTGCACCTGGTGGCCGGGGCGCACAACGACGCGGTGGCGCTCGGCCTGGTGCTGTTCGGGCTGCTGGTGCTGGTCCGCCGGCCCGGCAGGCCCCGGGCGCTGCTGGTCGCCGGTGCGCTGCTGGGGCTGGCGGTGGCGGTCAAGGCGCTCGCCGTGGTGGTGCTGCCGTTCGCCGCGCTCGCCGCGGTGCTGGGCCGCTACACCTGGCGCGCGCTGCTGCGGGACGGGGGCGTGCTGGCCGGGGGAGTGCTGGGCACGCTGCTGGTCGTCTCGCTCGCCACCGGGCTCGGCCTGGGCTGGGCGGGCGGCCTGGCGCGCAGCGGCGACTCCGAGCAGTGGACCTCCGCGCCGACCGCGGTGGGTTTCGTGGTCGACTACGCGGCCCGGCTGGCCGGTCGGCCGTCGCACGCCGTGCCGGTGGTGCGGCTGCTGGCCCTGGTGCTGCTGGTGGTCCTGCTGGTCGCGCTCTGGTGGTGGGCCTGGACCGCGTTGCGCCGGCTCAACGAGGTGCGGCAGCGGGTGGCCCGGCTGTCCGTCGCCCGCCCCCGGGTGGCGCTGGTCGGGGCGGGTCTGGCGCTGGCCGCCACCGTCGTGCTGGCCCCGGTGTTCCACCCCTGGTACGCGATCTGGCCGCTGGCCCTGCTCGCCCTGGTGACCCGCGCGCCGGCGCGGACGGTCTGGTTCGTCGCGCCCGCCGCGGTGGCCGCGCTGCTGGTGCTGCCCGACGGCCTGAACCTGGCCCGGTTGACGAAGGCGCCGGGCGCGGTGCTGATGACCCTGCTGGTGGTCGTGCTGCCGATCCTCGCGGTCCGGGCCCGGCGGGCCCGACGCGCGGACTGA
- the mptB gene encoding polyprenol phosphomannose-dependent alpha 1,6 mannosyltransferase MptB, producing MGGQVRSGRREGELEHPEQQRRRGAQRHHATAPHAHLPIATNRTGSMSGVPHHLSRWIGLAGSVLLAVAAFLGGALPHGDLRPTPVSIWQGPHGPLIIATWLVGTALLAWAWWSLRDQVPDTRWVLVTIALWLLPMLVTPPLGSRDAYAYACQGASYAGGINPYEQGVSALPCPWLDTISYIWRDTPAPYGPLFVVLSGAVVTAAGSLAGSVALFRLLAVAGVALTAWTLPVLARRCGVPPQRALWLALACPLVPVHLISGAHNDAMMVGLLVAGLAVVASRPGRPLPLLAGGLLLGLAGAIKVTALVVLPFAALAAIVGPYRIRTLLRDGGWVVGAAVATVVGVTLAAGLDFGFISGLEQGGLVVAWTSPPTAVGQTVGYLAAIFGAHVDALPVTRAIGMVVLLALLVWLWFRAFRRRDPFWHAGLALAATVALSPLFHPWYWTWPLVVLAATARRTGWFSLVALVSSFLVLADGTGLPRWTKMPGAPLMTLLVIVVTVRLVRSARAARRPVPADRGAD from the coding sequence CTGGGCGGACAGGTCCGATCCGGTCGCCGGGAGGGTGAGCTGGAGCACCCCGAGCAGCAGCGCCGACGCGGCGCACAGCGCCACCACGCGACCGCCCCGCATGCCCACCTCCCGATCGCGACCAACCGTACTGGCAGCATGTCCGGCGTGCCTCACCACCTCTCGCGCTGGATCGGCCTGGCGGGCTCGGTGCTGCTCGCCGTGGCCGCCTTCCTCGGCGGCGCGTTGCCGCACGGCGACCTGCGCCCCACCCCGGTCAGCATCTGGCAGGGGCCGCACGGCCCATTGATCATCGCCACCTGGCTGGTCGGCACGGCGCTGCTGGCCTGGGCCTGGTGGTCGCTGCGCGACCAGGTGCCGGACACCCGCTGGGTGCTCGTCACGATCGCGCTCTGGCTGCTGCCGATGCTGGTCACACCGCCGCTCGGCAGCCGGGACGCGTACGCCTACGCCTGCCAGGGCGCCAGCTACGCGGGCGGGATCAACCCGTACGAGCAGGGCGTGTCGGCGTTGCCCTGCCCGTGGCTGGACACCATCTCCTACATCTGGCGGGACACCCCGGCCCCGTACGGGCCGCTCTTCGTGGTGCTCTCCGGCGCGGTGGTGACGGCCGCCGGGTCGCTGGCCGGCAGCGTGGCGCTGTTCCGGCTGCTCGCGGTGGCCGGCGTGGCGCTGACCGCGTGGACCCTGCCGGTGCTGGCCCGCCGCTGCGGGGTGCCCCCGCAGCGGGCCCTGTGGCTGGCGCTGGCCTGCCCGCTGGTGCCCGTGCACCTGATCTCCGGGGCGCACAACGACGCGATGATGGTGGGCCTGCTCGTCGCCGGGCTGGCGGTGGTGGCGAGCCGGCCCGGCCGGCCCCTGCCGCTGCTCGCCGGCGGGCTCCTGCTGGGGCTGGCCGGCGCGATCAAGGTCACCGCGCTGGTGGTGCTGCCGTTCGCGGCCCTCGCCGCGATCGTCGGGCCGTACCGGATCCGCACCCTGCTGCGCGACGGCGGCTGGGTGGTCGGCGCGGCGGTCGCCACGGTGGTCGGGGTGACCCTCGCCGCGGGGCTCGACTTCGGCTTCATCAGCGGCCTGGAACAGGGTGGCCTGGTGGTCGCCTGGACCTCGCCGCCCACCGCGGTCGGGCAGACCGTCGGCTACCTCGCGGCGATCTTCGGCGCGCACGTCGACGCGCTGCCGGTGACCCGGGCGATCGGCATGGTGGTGCTCCTCGCGCTGCTGGTCTGGCTCTGGTTCCGGGCGTTCCGCCGCCGGGACCCGTTCTGGCACGCCGGTCTGGCGCTCGCCGCGACGGTCGCGCTCTCCCCGCTCTTCCATCCCTGGTACTGGACCTGGCCGCTGGTGGTGCTCGCCGCGACCGCCCGGCGTACCGGCTGGTTCTCGCTGGTCGCGCTGGTCTCGTCGTTCCTGGTGCTGGCGGACGGCACCGGCCTGCCCCGGTGGACCAAGATGCCCGGGGCGCCGTTGATGACGCTGTTGGTGATCGTGGTGACGGTCCGGTTGGTACGGTCGGCTCGGGCGGCCCGCCGGCCGGTCCCCGCCGACCGGGGAGCCGACTGA
- a CDS encoding bifunctional [glutamine synthetase] adenylyltransferase/[glutamine synthetase]-adenylyl-L-tyrosine phosphorylase produces MTRPTRGRLARYGFATGDGGRAGELAGPDGLGLWRPEAQEPTDERAAELLTALSRAADPDLALRQLHRLVEAERRATGPGAAGPGAAVSGAAPTGPPAAPNRPATPPTALLDALHDDPGLRRRLVAVLGASSALGDHLVANPDQWRVLATAPDGLAPRADGRLDLAAAARMTAATGPVPVLRQAYRLALLRIAAADLTGGRGLEQTMAALSGLADATLAAAYDLAVAELPAGTAPPRLAVVAMGKCGGDELNYVSDVDVIFVADTDDDLAAATLVATRLIHVCGLVAWPVDAALRPEGSRGPLVRTLASHLAYYRRWARTWEFQALLKARPAAGDLDLAREWITELAPLVWTAAERPEAVEDVRAMRRKIIDHIPPKELEREIKRGPGGLRDIEFAVQLLQLVHGRADESLRVPGTIPALRALVTGGYVGRADGEALLRGYRFLRAVEHRLQLQGLRRTHTVPTDPAALRWLAAALDYTATPGRSAVEEFRAEWVTHATEVRRLHAKLLYRPLLESVARVPAEGLRLTPEAARHRLEILGFADPAGALRHLQALTGGVSRTAAIQRTLLPVLLSEFADAPEPDRGLLNYRQVSDKLGSTPWYLRLLRDEGPVARRLARVLSSSRYAADLLAREPEALRLLAEESELSPRPREVLHEGFAAAAARHDDPVEATRAVRALRRRELVRLACADVLSRAGALTPRTPRAAGRTPTLADVSAVGTALADVTDATLAAALRTARAAQPAPAGLRFAVIGMGRLGGYESNYLSDADVLFVYDPPPGVSEATASAAAHAIAEELRRLLSAPAPDPPLGVDADLRPEGRQGPLVRSLAAYAQYYARWSKVWEAQALLRARFVCGDADLGAEFEAMADPVRHPADGLTREQVVEIRRIKARVETERLPRGADPATHTKLGRGALADVEWAVQLLQLRHAGRLPELRGTRTLDALAAARDAGLVDPEDAAEMAAGWTLTAQARNALMLVRGRAGDQLPRHGVELAGVVRLLGHDDPGEFLDEYLRTGRRSRAAMERVLDAPA; encoded by the coding sequence GTGACCCGACCGACCAGGGGACGCCTCGCCCGGTACGGGTTCGCCACCGGCGACGGTGGTCGCGCCGGCGAGCTGGCCGGCCCGGACGGGCTGGGACTGTGGCGGCCGGAGGCCCAGGAGCCGACCGACGAGCGGGCCGCCGAGCTGCTGACCGCGCTCTCCCGCGCCGCCGACCCGGACCTGGCGCTGCGGCAGCTGCACCGGCTCGTCGAGGCGGAACGCCGTGCCACGGGTCCGGGCGCCGCGGGCCCGGGTGCGGCCGTATCCGGTGCCGCGCCGACCGGCCCGCCCGCCGCGCCGAACCGCCCGGCGACCCCGCCGACCGCGTTGCTGGACGCGCTGCACGACGATCCGGGGCTGCGCCGCCGCCTGGTGGCGGTGCTGGGCGCGTCCTCGGCACTCGGTGACCATCTGGTGGCCAACCCCGACCAGTGGCGGGTGCTGGCCACCGCCCCGGACGGGCTCGCGCCGCGCGCCGACGGCCGGCTCGACCTGGCCGCCGCCGCCCGGATGACGGCGGCCACCGGCCCGGTCCCGGTGCTGCGGCAGGCGTACCGGCTGGCGCTGCTGCGGATCGCGGCGGCCGACCTGACCGGCGGGCGCGGGCTGGAGCAGACCATGGCGGCGCTCTCCGGGCTGGCCGACGCCACCCTGGCCGCCGCGTACGACCTCGCCGTGGCGGAGCTGCCGGCGGGGACCGCCCCGCCCCGGCTGGCGGTGGTGGCGATGGGCAAGTGCGGGGGCGACGAGCTCAACTACGTCTCCGACGTGGACGTCATCTTCGTCGCCGACACCGACGACGACCTGGCCGCGGCGACGCTGGTGGCCACCCGGCTGATCCACGTCTGCGGGCTGGTCGCCTGGCCGGTGGACGCCGCGCTGCGCCCCGAGGGCAGCCGGGGACCGCTGGTGCGTACCCTGGCCAGCCACCTCGCCTACTACCGGCGCTGGGCCCGCACCTGGGAGTTCCAGGCCCTGTTGAAGGCCCGCCCGGCCGCCGGGGACCTCGACCTCGCCCGGGAGTGGATCACCGAGCTGGCCCCGCTGGTGTGGACCGCCGCCGAGCGGCCGGAGGCGGTCGAGGACGTCCGTGCCATGCGCCGGAAGATCATCGACCACATCCCGCCCAAGGAGCTGGAACGCGAGATCAAGCGCGGCCCGGGCGGGCTGCGCGACATCGAGTTCGCCGTGCAGCTGCTCCAGCTCGTGCACGGCCGGGCCGACGAGTCGCTGCGGGTACCGGGCACCATCCCGGCGCTGCGTGCCCTGGTCACCGGCGGTTACGTCGGCCGGGCCGACGGCGAGGCGCTGCTGCGCGGCTACCGCTTCCTGCGCGCCGTCGAGCACCGGCTCCAGCTCCAGGGCCTGCGCCGCACCCACACCGTGCCGACCGACCCGGCGGCGCTGCGCTGGCTGGCCGCCGCGCTGGACTACACCGCCACCCCCGGTCGCAGCGCCGTCGAGGAGTTCCGCGCCGAGTGGGTCACCCACGCCACCGAGGTACGCCGGCTGCACGCCAAGCTGCTCTACCGGCCGCTGCTGGAGTCGGTGGCCCGGGTGCCCGCCGAGGGGCTGCGGCTCACCCCGGAGGCGGCCCGGCACCGGCTGGAGATCCTCGGCTTCGCCGACCCCGCCGGGGCGCTGCGGCACCTCCAGGCCCTCACCGGCGGCGTGAGCCGGACCGCCGCGATCCAGCGCACCCTGCTGCCGGTGCTGCTCAGCGAGTTCGCCGACGCGCCCGAGCCGGACCGGGGGCTGCTCAACTACCGGCAGGTCTCCGACAAGCTCGGCAGCACCCCGTGGTATCTGCGGCTGCTGCGCGACGAGGGGCCGGTGGCCCGCCGGCTGGCCCGGGTGCTCTCCTCCTCCCGGTACGCGGCCGACCTGCTCGCCCGGGAGCCGGAGGCGCTGCGCCTGCTCGCCGAGGAGTCCGAGCTGAGCCCGCGTCCGCGCGAGGTGCTCCACGAGGGCTTCGCCGCCGCGGCGGCCCGGCACGACGACCCGGTCGAGGCGACCCGGGCGGTCCGCGCCCTGCGCCGCCGCGAGCTGGTCCGGCTGGCCTGCGCCGACGTGCTGAGCCGGGCCGGCGCGCTCACCCCGCGTACCCCGCGCGCCGCCGGCCGGACGCCCACCCTGGCGGACGTCAGCGCGGTGGGCACCGCCCTCGCCGACGTCACCGACGCCACCCTGGCCGCCGCGCTGCGGACCGCCCGGGCCGCCCAGCCGGCCCCGGCCGGGCTGCGGTTCGCGGTGATCGGGATGGGCCGGCTCGGCGGCTACGAGTCGAACTACCTCTCCGACGCCGACGTGCTCTTCGTGTACGACCCGCCGCCCGGGGTCTCCGAGGCCACCGCGAGCGCCGCCGCGCACGCCATCGCCGAGGAGCTGCGCCGGCTGCTCTCCGCGCCGGCCCCCGATCCGCCGCTCGGCGTCGACGCCGACCTGCGCCCGGAGGGCCGACAGGGCCCGCTGGTCCGCAGTCTCGCCGCGTACGCCCAGTACTACGCCCGCTGGTCGAAGGTCTGGGAGGCGCAGGCGCTGCTGCGGGCCCGGTTCGTCTGCGGCGACGCGGACCTGGGCGCCGAGTTCGAGGCGATGGCGGACCCGGTCCGCCACCCGGCCGACGGGCTGACCCGCGAACAGGTGGTGGAGATCCGCCGGATCAAGGCGCGGGTGGAGACCGAGCGGCTGCCCCGGGGCGCCGACCCGGCCACCCACACCAAACTCGGTCGGGGCGCGCTCGCCGACGTCGAGTGGGCGGTGCAGCTGCTCCAGCTGCGGCATGCCGGCCGGCTGCCCGAGCTGCGCGGCACGCGTACCCTCGACGCCCTCGCGGCGGCCCGGGACGCCGGCCTGGTCGACCCGGAGGACGCGGCCGAGATGGCCGCCGGCTGGACACTGACCGCCCAGGCCCGCAACGCGCTGATGCTGGTCCGGGGGCGGGCCGGCGACCAGCTGCCCCGGCACGGGGTGGAGCTGGCCGGGGTGGTGCGGCTGCTCGGCCACGACGACCCGGGCGAGTTCCTCGACGAGTACCTGCGCACCGGACGCCGCTCCCGCGCGGCCATGGAGCGGGTCCTCGACGCCCCCGCCTGA
- a CDS encoding type 1 glutamine amidotransferase — MATALVIENDPTDDLRRLGEWLTEGGVELRVLRPHAGDALPADLDGYAALVVLGGEQQAYPLTDGSPGAPWFPALEGLLRKAVRQRVPTLAICLGAQLLAVAHAGEVERSPSGPEVGPTVVGKRDAADTDPLFRYVPLMPDVLQWHSDEITELPHGATLLAAATRHPHQAFRLGDRAWGLQFHIECDTAMIADWARDSTLLAELGYDPELVVAACDRAMADLEEVWQPFAIRFAALALGELDDDTPRRSLPLLGH, encoded by the coding sequence GTGGCGACCGCGCTGGTGATCGAGAACGACCCGACCGACGACCTCCGCCGACTGGGGGAGTGGCTGACCGAGGGCGGTGTCGAGCTGCGGGTGCTGCGCCCGCACGCCGGCGACGCCCTCCCGGCCGACCTCGACGGGTACGCCGCGCTGGTGGTGCTCGGCGGCGAGCAGCAGGCGTACCCGCTGACCGACGGCAGTCCCGGCGCGCCCTGGTTCCCCGCGCTGGAGGGGCTGCTGCGCAAGGCCGTCCGGCAGCGGGTGCCCACCCTGGCGATCTGCCTCGGCGCCCAACTGCTCGCCGTCGCCCACGCCGGCGAGGTGGAGCGCAGCCCGTCCGGGCCGGAGGTCGGGCCGACCGTGGTCGGCAAGCGGGACGCCGCCGACACCGACCCGCTCTTCCGGTACGTGCCGCTGATGCCGGACGTGCTCCAGTGGCACTCCGACGAGATCACCGAACTGCCGCACGGGGCCACCCTGCTGGCCGCCGCCACCCGCCACCCGCACCAGGCGTTCCGCCTCGGCGACCGGGCCTGGGGTCTGCAGTTCCACATCGAGTGCGACACCGCGATGATCGCCGACTGGGCGCGCGACTCGACGCTCCTGGCCGAGCTGGGCTACGACCCGGAGCTGGTGGTGGCCGCCTGCGACCGGGCGATGGCCGACCTCGAGGAGGTGTGGCAGCCGTTCGCGATCCGGTTCGCCGCCCTCGCCCTCGGCGAGCTGGACGACGACACGCCCCGCCGTAGCCTGCCGCTGCTCGGGCACTGA